Within the Opitutaceae bacterium TAV5 genome, the region CCTGTCCCGTTTTTGAGATGCTCCCCTACATCGCCGGTGGGAACCGCTGGTCGAGAAAATCCTGAAGGATCAGCGCCGCCGCCCGCGAATCGATGATCCCCTGGCCGCGAATCTCGCGGAGTTTTTTCTGCGACAGGCCGGACTCGGCCATGTGCGAGGTGAGGCGCTCGTCGATCAGGTGAACGGGCAACGCGAACTCCTCGCGCAGGCTCCCGGCAAATGCATCGACCTCCTTCGCCTTGAAACCCGCCGAGCCGTTCATGTTGAGCGGATAACCGAGCACGAGGTCGGTGATACGACGCTGCCGGATGACGACCGCCAGCGCCTCGCGCCGCGCCGCCGGGTCGGCCTGCGTGAGCGCGGACAGCGGCGTGGCGATGCCGAGTTCATCGCCGAAGGCGAGGCCGATGCGGCGGGTGCCGTAGTCGATGCCGAGAGCACGCATTGAAAAAAGAAAAAGCTGAA harbors:
- a CDS encoding Holliday junction resolvase; translated protein: MRALGIDYGTRRIGLAFGDELGIATPLSALTQADPAARREALAVVIRQRRITDLVLGYPLNMNGSAGFKAKEVDAFAGSLREEFALPVHLIDERLTSHMAESGLSQKKLREIRGQGIIDSRAAALILQDFLDQRFPPAM